ATCTCAAGCCTTACGAATGGCTTGGCTTCGGTTATAAGTTCTCTTAATGACTCTATTAGAGTGTCCACGATTAACTTCTTAGTTATTTTTTTCCCAAGAAGTTTATCTTCAAGTTTGCGTTCAATATCTTTACGCGTTTTTGTTGGTACCCTTTCTTTCTTTTTTCTCAAAGGTTTAGAGTTTCCGTTTGTCTCCATTACGCATCTCCTATTATTTTGTAAAATCTTCTAAAATAAAGATATAAAGAATAAATTATTAAAAATACAGATATATAGTAAAGATAACTGATTGCTTTTTTTAAAAGTTCAAAATTTTCATAGTTAAAAACTGCTAATAACACTATAATTCCGATGCTGAACACAGCAAGTTTTCCAGGATAATTTGACATCAACACAATCTTGCTTTTTGATTTTAGATAGAGCCCAAAAACAAGTATCAGAACATCTCTTGCAACAACTACAATAAAGAACCATGTTTCAAGCCTTCCCTGAAAGAAAAGAATAATTGCTATGCTTACCACTGCTATCTTATCAGCAAGCGGGTCGATTATTTTACCAAGTTCAGAAACTTGATTTAATTTTCGTGCAAGGTATCCGTCTAAAAGGTCGGATATGTACATTGCAATTAATAAAGCTGCAATTATGTTTGTGTTATTGTGATTCTGGTTAATAAGAAAATAAATTACGGGAATTACAAGAATTATCCGCAATAAAGATATTTGATTTGATATGTAAAAAAACTCTTTATTCAATACATTAATTATATGTTTAAACAATCCAATTGTTAAAGTAATAAATTTTAAATTTAATTAAACTATATTACTTTATTAAAAAACAATTTAATTTGAATCAATAAAACTGATATGAACGTTTATCTTGATAATGCAGCTTCAACTAAAACTGATGAGAGGGTGCTGGAAGCTATGCTGCCTTACTTGAAAGAACATTATGGGAATCCTTCTTCGACTCATCGGCAAGGGAAATTACTAAAAGTTTTAATCGAAGAATCAAGAGAAGCTATTGCAGATTTCTTTGGCACCAAACCTAAAGAAATATTTTTTACAAGCGGCGGTACGGAATCGAATAATTTTGCGATTAAAGGACTTGCATTCATAAACGGAAAAGGTAGTCATTACATTACATCGTCAACAGAACATCCCGCAGTTCTTGACACTTTCACATATCTGCGGAAATTTGGTTATGATACAGAAATAATAAAACCAAACTCTGAAGGATTAATAACGAGAGAAATCCTCGAACCGCATTTAAAAGAGAACACAAAACTCGTTTCTGTCATGCACGCCAACAATGAAACGGGTACAGTAAATGATATAAGGTCTATATCCGAATTGTGTAAAAGTTTTGGAGCCGCTTTTCACAGCGACACTGTACAAAGTGTGGGTAAAACTTCAGTTAAGCCAAAAGAACTTGGGATTGATTTTCTAACTGTTTCAGCGCATAAAATTTACGGACCAAAAGGAGTAGGGATTCTGTTTGTTGATGAGAGCCTGAAGATTGATAAATATTTTCATGGAGGCGGGCAGGAAAGGAACATGCGCGGGGGTACTGAAAACGCTGCCGGTATAGCTGGGCTTAAAAAGGCAATTGAAATACTAAAAGAATCGATGCAGGGGGATATAATTCATTACGGAAATTTGAAGAATTTATTCCTGAAAGAACTTGATAATAATTTCAAAGATAAATACAGGATAAACGGAAGCAGGGAAAATACACTTAATAATATTGTTAATGTTTCATTCTTGCCGGATAAGATTAACGTACCATCGGGAATGCTGACAATTATGCTCGACTTGAAGGAAGTCTCTGTCTCGGGTGGTTCTGCATGTTCGTCGGGTTCGGTGAAACCTTCGAATGTGCTGCTTGATCTCGGTGTTGACGAAAGAACTGCCCTCTCATCTATAAGGGTTTCTTTCGGAAGGTTTAACACTGAAAAAGATGTTCAGACTCTTGTAAAGGCTTTGAAGGAGATACTTATAAAATAAGTATTAGTTTTTTTGTGATAGATGTTTTTTCTTCTTGGAAGGAAAAATTGTCATTATTATTCCAATCAGCACATAAAGCAGACCTATAGGAAAAATCGCAACTCCTTTTGTTAAAATTATAATCATAATACCTGCAAATAAGAAAATGAACTGTAGCGGATTTGATTTAATTGCTTTCAAACTAAATGAGGAAGGCATTGCAGGAAACCTAAAATTACTTACCATTAAAAGCGAAACGGCAATGGTCAGTACGAAAATAAACACTTCACTGAATTCCTTAGTGAATATTTTATTATGGAAATAAATTACATAAGAACAAAGAATCAATGCTGACATCGGAGTTGGAATACCATAAAATACATCTTTGCTGTAACCTGTTAGGCTGATGTTAAACTTTGCAAGCCTGATAGCAGAAAAAGCAAGAACCAACGATGCAACGAGTATTCCCGAAGCATTATAATCTATAAAGAAGAACTGGTAAAGCAAAAACGCTGGCGCAAACCCAAAAGAAACTATATCAGAAAGCGAATCAAGTTCCACACCGAAATCAGAAGCAGAATCGAGAATTCTTGCAACGAGTCCGTCAAACACATCAAACACGGCAGCATACAATATAAAAAGTACGGCAGTCTCAAATTCTTTATTTGAAGAGTTTATTACAGAAGCAAAACCGCAGAATGCATTAAGAATCGTAAACAGACTCGGTATAAATTTTTTTGATATTATCATTTAAGGTTTGCTAATATTGTACGACCTGCTGTAACTTTGTCTCCTATCTTTACCTTAATTTCTGTGTCAGCATTAAAAAGCAAGTCAACTCTTGAACCGAACTTTATCATTCCGAATTTCGCTCCTGCTTTTACTCTGCTGTCAAGTTTCACGTCGCATACAATCCTTCTCGCAACAAAACCTGCAATTTGTTTGAAGATAAGCTTTTTACCGTCATTTGCTTCAATCCCAAGTTCACTTCTTTCATTCTTTTCAGACGCTTTGTGGTTAAAGGCAACTAAATACTCGCCTTTTATATAATTGAAATATTTTAAAGTACCGCTTACGGGATAGCAGTTGACGTGTACATTTAGAGGTGATAGAAAAATGCTTAGCTGCTTTAAATTTATATCGCCAAAGAATTCCTTATAATTGTTGTTTATATTTTCAATTAGAACAACCTTGCCGTCAGCGGGTGATAAAACAGATGAAACATCTAAATTTGACGGAAGTTCTCTTGCGGGGTCTCTAAAAAAGTAAAGAGTGAACAGCAGTAGCAGAAGTGAAACACTGAACAGAATTATCTTCGCGGCAGGATTGCTTATCCAGAATGCTATTATATCAACAGCAAGCGTTATGTAAACAACTTTCATCACAACATCTTTGCCGTAACTTGTAATTTTCATTTTACGGTTAACTCTTAATACGGTTTAGTATTTCCTCGTAAGCATCCTCAACTTTACCGAGGTCAAACCTGAACCTATCCTTGTCAAGTTTTTCATTCGTTTCAACGTCCCAGAATCTGCATGTGTCTGGAGAAATCTCGTCTGCAAGAATTATACTGTTATCTTTATCTCTTCCGAATTCAAGCTTAAAATCAACTACTCTTATATTTCTTTTCCTGAAAAAAGTAACAAGTAATTCGTTAATTATCAGCGTCAATGATTTAATGTATTCCATTTCCTTAACCGATGCAAGACCCATAGCATTTATATGATCGACCGTAAACAAAGGGTCGCCGAGTATATCAGATTTAAGGTAATATTCCACAATCGGAGTCTGAAGAGATGTACCTTCCTTAAAACCAAATTTTTTCACAAGACTTCCGGCGGCAACGTTTCTGCACACAACTTCGACCTTTATAATCTCAACCTTCTTTACAATCATTTCATTTTCAGATATCTTTTCTACGAAATGCGTGGGTATTCCATTCTCGCCGAGATAGTTCATAAGTATAGTCGTAATTTCAGTATTTCTGATTCCCTTATTATGAATAACATCTTTCTTAAGCCCGTTAAAAGCAGTTGCATCATCCTTAAATTCCTGAATGACTACTTCGTTATTGCCGGCAATGGAATATATCCGTTTCGCCTTGCCTTCGTACAATAGAGTTTTTTCCAATTTCGTATTGATTTAATTTATCATTTCATCAAATTAAGAATTTTAAACTTAAAATTCTATTCTTACAAAATACCTTCTATTCATAAAGAAACCCGTGCTTATAGTATAAACACGGGTTCTTTTTTCAATTTACAATTTATTCTATCCTATTATTTCGGGATTGTCATTCTTCGGAGTTTCTTCTGCAGCGGTCAAATTCTCTACAGGATGTGTATCTGGAACCTGCACTACAGGAATATTCTGCTCGTCACCAATAATATCTTCTATTCTGAAATCAATCTGTTCTGTCTCGTATGTCTTTGTTCTTTCCTGTATGTCTTTTTGAGAGAATTTTCTCGGAATCTTGAATTTTGCAATATACTCATCAATTTCGCTTTGGTCTTTGTCTCTAAGATATTCAACTACGGAAAGTACAATTTTTTTGTTTACTTTATCAAATTCAATAACTCTTACTTTAAGTATCTCACCCGGTTTGAATAATTCTCCGAAGTTTCTTACAGAGCTCGTCGAAAGCTGTGAAGCAGGAACGAATGAATCTACCTGGTCAGGAAGTTCAACAATAATTCCTTTTTCAATCGTCTTAAGAATCTTAGCCTCTGTATCAAGTCCCGGTTTATACTTTGTCTCAAGTGTATCCCATGGATTATCAAACAATTGTTTATGTCCGAGGGATATCTTCTGGTTAGCAACATCAATACCGAGTATAACGACTTCAATCGGGTCACCCATTTTAACAAATTCATTAACATCGAGTATCTTCTTTGTCCATGAGAGGTCTGAAATATGAACAAGACCGTCAACGCCTTCTTCAAGTTCTACAAATATTCCGAAGTTGGTTATGTTACAGACTTTGCCCTTCTGTTTCGTACCTACAGGGAATTTATCAAGAAGACTCTGCCATGGATTCGGTGTAAGCTGTTTCATTCCAAGCGATAGCTTTCTGTTTTCAAAGTCAATGTTTAATATCTGTGCTTCTACAAGCTGACCCATCGTTACCATCTGGCTCGGATTCGTAATATGTTGTGTCCATGACATTTCGCTTATATGTATTAGTCCTTCAATACCTTTTTGAATCTCTATAAACGCACCATAGTCTGTTAATGATACTACCTTACCTGACACTTTATCACCTACCTTGAATTTCTCCTGTATGTTATCCCATGGATGCGATTGAAGCTGCTTTAAACCAAGATAGACTCTTGATTTCTCTGCGTCGAATTCAATCACAAATACGTCGATTACATCGTCAAGTTTAACTACATCTGAAGGATGGTTTATTCTCCCCCATGAAAGATCAGTAATGTGTATCAATCCGTCAAGTCCGCCGAGGTCAACAAAAACGCCGAAGTCTGTTATTGCTTTAACAGTTGCTTTAAGCGTCATGCCTTTCTTTATTGACTTAAGAAGTTCTTCGCGCTGTCCTGCCATTGATTCTTCAATCAGGACTTTATGAGAAACAATGATATTTTCTATCTGGTTATTGATTTTCAGTACTTTAAAGTCCATCATCTTGCCGACGTATTCATCATAATCTCTTATAGGTTTGGTATCGATTTGTGAACCGGGTAAAAATGCTGTTAAACCGCTTAAGTCAACAACGAATCCGCCCTTGATTCTTCTTAGGCACTTGCCTTTTACTATAGTTCCGTCTCTTTGTGCTTCAACAATCCTGTCCCACATCTTGATTGAATCGGCTTTCTTCTTAGAAAGAACAAGCTGTCCCTCCTTATCTTCAATCTTCTCAAGGAAAATCTCAATCTCATTACCGACCATCAATTCTTCGGGATGTGCAAATTCATTAATTGATACTCTGCCGTCTGATTTTGAGCCTATATCAATCAAAACATCTTCACCGTGTATTGCTACGATTTTACCCTTTACAAGTTCATTCTCTTTAATGACATTAAAGGTTCTTTCGTAAAGCTTTAGCATAGATTGAAATTCATCTTCGTTGTAATCTGAAGATATAAACCTTGTTACAATTTTTTCTGCGCTCTTTGAAGATTCTGCAGTTACCGCAGATTTTGTTTCCTCAACTTCTTCTTTCTTAAATTTTTCTGACATATATTTTTGGTTCCCGGTTAATTTACTTTCCATTTTCAAGCCGGTATAAAAATGAAAGTTTTATTTTTATAATCCCCTCGGGTATCTATCCCTCAGGCTGGTTTAAAATCGCTTCCGGATTAATAATTATTCTGTATAAATAATTTACCTGTTCCTCTACAATCATGTTTGTTGTATCAACTTTTACGGCATCTTGCGCTTTCTTTACTATTGCAGGTGCTTTCTTTATTTCTACATCGTCTCTGAGCTTTATCTCTCGTGCTATTTTATCTTTTGAAAATTTCTGCCCGTTATCTAAAAAATCTTGCTGCCTTCTCGCTATCCTTGCACTCATGTCGCTAACAAGGTAAAACTTAAACTTTGCATTCGGAAAAACCTCTGCTCCAATATCTTTGCCTTCTACTACAATATTCGTCGAACCGTCGTCAAGCGCCTTTATTTTCTGGTTAAGTATCTGGCGGAGTTTTCCAATCTTGCTTATTCCGCTTACTTTATTTGTTACATCTATATCTTTTATCGAACCTGAAATATCCTCGCCGTTTATGCTTACCTTTTCGTCTTCTATACTGATTTTTATGTTCTGAGCTGCTTTGCATATTGCAAGATAATCATTCGGCTTTATTTTATTCTTCAGCACAAAATAAGTAACGGCTCTGTAAAAAATACCGCTGTCATAGTATTTATAACCGAGTTTTAACGCTAAATATTTTGCTGCAAGGCTTTTCCCGGTTCCTGTCGGACCGTCAATCGTAATAATCAAGTTTCCATTATCCATTAAAACATAAAATCAGTTTTTGCAAAACAATAAATATCGTAAAAATTAGCTAATTATTCAAGTTATAAAGAATCTAAGGAGATTTACTGGAGTTTTCTGATTGAAATGATGTAAGTCATTGAAAATACATCATTATAATAGAGTATTTTGAGTTAGATTAGAATTCATTCCTCCTTTAAGTCAAAAGGAGGAATGAAAAATAAAGACTATTTTCTTGTATAGATTATTTCCATTGTCTTGATTTCTTTTCCATCCATTAATGAGAATGATTCCATCGACATTGTATTTTCATCCGTCCATTTCATCGTTTCCTTATAATCAGTATCTTTTCCGGACATCGGGTCATACATTTTGCCTTTTATTATAACTGATTTGCTTGCGTCATCGTATTTTCCCTCACCGTACATGATTCCCGTTCCCATATTGTCAATCCATGTGCTTATGTAAATCTTTTTCCCGTTGTCATAAGCTATTAGACTTATACCGTTAAAAGGCATTCCCATAAAATTACCCTTTACTTCCATTTGAGAATACCTTCCGTCGAGTATCATTTTGCAGAATGCAGTACCCTCTGTAGTAGAAGGTTCTCCGTTAGGGTCCATCCACATTTTACTCGTGAAATTCCAGTCACCGTTCATTTTTGCAAGTTGTTCGTGTTCCTTGCCCGGTGTCATGTATTCTTTCCATTTTTGCATATCATCGTTTTGTGCAAATGATAATGCCGGAAATAAAAGTGCCAGTAGAATAAATAGTTTTAAATTTTTCATAGCTGTTTTATTTAGTTTATGAATAAATATAACAAAATATCAATTAAAAAGCAGTATAGCGCAATCGTTGTCTTACTTCAAAAATCTCTTGTCAATAATAAAAATCTCATCTCTTCTGAAAACAATAAAACATCTTTTTCTTAGTGAAACTATCTCTTATACCTGTATAATAAAAACACACTTTTATAAAAGAAAAAGGCTTAACAGTTTTCTTTTTCTTAGATTCGCCGTGGTGTTTGTCTTAAAACCCGTTTTTCCCTTTCTGTCTTTCCAGCGAAAGCTGGAATCCAGAATGTTTCACGTGGTTTTTCTTTTATAACTTTCGGTTTATATACTTCTGAGACGAACTCCGTGGCGGACGGTTAATTTCTTTGTTATTGTTTGTCTTTATTTTGTTTGTGCTATCGGCTACGCCGTGTTCTCTGCTCTTACTCTGTGATAAATTCTCTTTGAAATAATTAATGTTATTTCTCAGTGTTACTATGTTTAAAAACTTTGTAATAAAAACAAACTTTTATAAAAGAAAAAATCTCAAGTGTTTTCTTTGCATCCTTTGCTTCCGAGTCGAAGATCCGCCGTCTTGTTGGGCGGACGACCCTTGCGGTAAAAATCATCTTTCTTGTTTTAGTATTTGTTCTCTGCGCTCTCTGGGTGTCGAAGATCCGCCGTGGCGGACGGTTAAATTCTTTGTTAATGTTGTCTTTATTTTGTTTGTAGCCATCGGCTACGCCGTATTCTCTGCTCTTACTCTGTGATAAATTCTCTTTGAAATAATTAATGTTTTTTCTCAGTGTTCTCGGTGATTATTCTCGGTGAACTCTGTGGTAAATTTTTATTTTGTTTGTCCGCCGAGGCGGATTCGCCGCGGAGAATAGCAATCGACTAAGCCGTGCTCTGTGATTATTTCTGTTCTCCTCGGTGGTAAAGTTCTTATTTGTTTGCAGTTCTCTTGCAGCGATGTTCCTCTCTGTATGCTTCAGCGGTAAAATCTCCTGCTTTACGAAATTACGTTAGCTTTCTGAATAGCGATATAGCGTAACTATCCGTCATCCCTGCAATGAACTCGCATATTTGTAAAATCCTTAAGTACAAATCTTTCTCTGGGTATCCGTCGTTTCCAAGATACTGTTTCGGTAAAATCTCAATGAGCTTATCGCTCAATACGTCTTCTTTATGAATCCTGTCTCTCAGGTCTCGAAAACTGTTAACTGCATTTATAAACAAATCCATTAGTTTCTCTACTACACTGAATCCGGAAATTTCTATCATAACAACATCTTTAGAATTATATATGTTTCTTACCGATAGTGCTTCAATTTCTTTCAGTATTTTCATTCTCTTTTTGTCAATCTCCTCCAGCAGTGCTTTATCAAAATCGCCTTTCAGAATATCCTTTTCATTATCAAGAAATATTTCCGATACTTCTTCAATAAGTGAAGTAATAACTTTCGACCTTAAATAACCAATTTGTTCTTTTATGTCTTTTATGTTGTTGAACTTCGATTGCTTAAAGTACGTATTCGAAAGCATTGAACGCAGTATATCTCTTCCCTGCTCGAAAGGTATAAGTCCTATTCTGATTCCGTCCTCAAAATCGATTATTCTGTAACATATATCATCAGCTGCCTCAATGATGTACGCAAGCGGATGTCTTGAATATATTCCGTCTTTATTCTTTACAATTTTTAGTTCACCAAAGATTTCTTCAAAACTTTCCGTTTCCGCATAGAAGTATCCGTACTTTTTATGTATTCTGTTTTGATGCTGTTTTCCTTC
Above is a window of Ignavibacteria bacterium DNA encoding:
- the purC gene encoding phosphoribosylaminoimidazolesuccinocarboxamide synthase, yielding MEKTLLYEGKAKRIYSIAGNNEVVIQEFKDDATAFNGLKKDVIHNKGIRNTEITTILMNYLGENGIPTHFVEKISENEMIVKKVEIIKVEVVCRNVAAGSLVKKFGFKEGTSLQTPIVEYYLKSDILGDPLFTVDHINAMGLASVKEMEYIKSLTLIINELLVTFFRKRNIRVVDFKLEFGRDKDNSIILADEISPDTCRFWDVETNEKLDKDRFRFDLGKVEDAYEEILNRIKS
- the cmk gene encoding (d)CMP kinase; the encoded protein is MDNGNLIITIDGPTGTGKSLAAKYLALKLGYKYYDSGIFYRAVTYFVLKNKIKPNDYLAICKAAQNIKISIEDEKVSINGEDISGSIKDIDVTNKVSGISKIGKLRQILNQKIKALDDGSTNIVVEGKDIGAEVFPNAKFKFYLVSDMSARIARRQQDFLDNGQKFSKDKIAREIKLRDDVEIKKAPAIVKKAQDAVKVDTTNMIVEEQVNYLYRIIINPEAILNQPEG
- a CDS encoding DUF1579 domain-containing protein, with translation MKNLKLFILLALLFPALSFAQNDDMQKWKEYMTPGKEHEQLAKMNGDWNFTSKMWMDPNGEPSTTEGTAFCKMILDGRYSQMEVKGNFMGMPFNGISLIAYDNGKKIYISTWIDNMGTGIMYGEGKYDDASKSVIIKGKMYDPMSGKDTDYKETMKWTDENTMSMESFSLMDGKEIKTMEIIYTRK
- a CDS encoding CDP-alcohol phosphatidyltransferase family protein, translating into MFKHIINVLNKEFFYISNQISLLRIILVIPVIYFLINQNHNNTNIIAALLIAMYISDLLDGYLARKLNQVSELGKIIDPLADKIAVVSIAIILFFQGRLETWFFIVVVARDVLILVFGLYLKSKSKIVLMSNYPGKLAVFSIGIIVLLAVFNYENFELLKKAISYLYYISVFLIIYSLYLYFRRFYKIIGDA
- a CDS encoding cysteine desulfurase family protein; its protein translation is MNVYLDNAASTKTDERVLEAMLPYLKEHYGNPSSTHRQGKLLKVLIEESREAIADFFGTKPKEIFFTSGGTESNNFAIKGLAFINGKGSHYITSSTEHPAVLDTFTYLRKFGYDTEIIKPNSEGLITREILEPHLKENTKLVSVMHANNETGTVNDIRSISELCKSFGAAFHSDTVQSVGKTSVKPKELGIDFLTVSAHKIYGPKGVGILFVDESLKIDKYFHGGGQERNMRGGTENAAGIAGLKKAIEILKESMQGDIIHYGNLKNLFLKELDNNFKDKYRINGSRENTLNNIVNVSFLPDKINVPSGMLTIMLDLKEVSVSGGSACSSGSVKPSNVLLDLGVDERTALSSIRVSFGRFNTEKDVQTLVKALKEILIK
- a CDS encoding phosphatidylserine decarboxylase family protein, with protein sequence MKITSYGKDVVMKVVYITLAVDIIAFWISNPAAKIILFSVSLLLLLFTLYFFRDPARELPSNLDVSSVLSPADGKVVLIENINNNYKEFFGDINLKQLSIFLSPLNVHVNCYPVSGTLKYFNYIKGEYLVAFNHKASEKNERSELGIEANDGKKLIFKQIAGFVARRIVCDVKLDSRVKAGAKFGMIKFGSRVDLLFNADTEIKVKIGDKVTAGRTILANLK
- a CDS encoding deoxyguanosinetriphosphate triphosphohydrolase, which codes for MMDWNNLFSVKRLEEKYTDSANQTRTTFEVDFDRVVFSSAFRRLQDKTQVIPLPESDFVHTRLTHSLETSCVGRSLAKEIGKTIIDRNGLESVTVEDFGSVVATACLAHDIGNPPFGHSGESAISNYFRKGAGKKFEKDIPPEKWSDLVNFEGNANGFRILTNRHNILKGNIRLTYSTLAAFTKYPCASFKEGKQHQNRIHKKYGYFYAETESFEEIFGELKIVKNKDGIYSRHPLAYIIEAADDICYRIIDFEDGIRIGLIPFEQGRDILRSMLSNTYFKQSKFNNIKDIKEQIGYLRSKVITSLIEEVSEIFLDNEKDILKGDFDKALLEEIDKKRMKILKEIEALSVRNIYNSKDVVMIEISGFSVVEKLMDLFINAVNSFRDLRDRIHKEDVLSDKLIEILPKQYLGNDGYPEKDLYLRILQICEFIAGMTDSYAISLFRKLT
- a CDS encoding HU family DNA-binding protein is translated as METNGNSKPLRKKKERVPTKTRKDIERKLEDKLLGKKITKKLIVDTLIESLRELITEAKPFVRLEIRDFGIFEVKSTKPKPKARNLITGEFVYVPGRRKILFRPGRLIKNFLKEPYETDKSE
- the rpsA gene encoding 30S ribosomal protein S1, coding for MSEKFKKEEVEETKSAVTAESSKSAEKIVTRFISSDYNEDEFQSMLKLYERTFNVIKENELVKGKIVAIHGEDVLIDIGSKSDGRVSINEFAHPEELMVGNEIEIFLEKIEDKEGQLVLSKKKADSIKMWDRIVEAQRDGTIVKGKCLRRIKGGFVVDLSGLTAFLPGSQIDTKPIRDYDEYVGKMMDFKVLKINNQIENIIVSHKVLIEESMAGQREELLKSIKKGMTLKATVKAITDFGVFVDLGGLDGLIHITDLSWGRINHPSDVVKLDDVIDVFVIEFDAEKSRVYLGLKQLQSHPWDNIQEKFKVGDKVSGKVVSLTDYGAFIEIQKGIEGLIHISEMSWTQHITNPSQMVTMGQLVEAQILNIDFENRKLSLGMKQLTPNPWQSLLDKFPVGTKQKGKVCNITNFGIFVELEEGVDGLVHISDLSWTKKILDVNEFVKMGDPIEVVILGIDVANQKISLGHKQLFDNPWDTLETKYKPGLDTEAKILKTIEKGIIVELPDQVDSFVPASQLSTSSVRNFGELFKPGEILKVRVIEFDKVNKKIVLSVVEYLRDKDQSEIDEYIAKFKIPRKFSQKDIQERTKTYETEQIDFRIEDIIGDEQNIPVVQVPDTHPVENLTAAEETPKNDNPEIIG
- the pssA gene encoding CDP-diacylglycerol--serine O-phosphatidyltransferase gives rise to the protein MIISKKFIPSLFTILNAFCGFASVINSSNKEFETAVLFILYAAVFDVFDGLVARILDSASDFGVELDSLSDIVSFGFAPAFLLYQFFFIDYNASGILVASLVLAFSAIRLAKFNISLTGYSKDVFYGIPTPMSALILCSYVIYFHNKIFTKEFSEVFIFVLTIAVSLLMVSNFRFPAMPSSFSLKAIKSNPLQFIFLFAGIMIIILTKGVAIFPIGLLYVLIGIIMTIFPSKKKKHLSQKN